A window of Ciconia boyciana chromosome 27, ASM3463844v1, whole genome shotgun sequence contains these coding sequences:
- the AQP5 gene encoding aquaporin-5, which translates to MKKEILTLAFARSVFVEFISTLIFVFIGLGSALKWPSALPSILQISLAFGLAIGTLVQAFGHISGAHINPAVTIAFFVGNQISFLRMLFYVIAQLVGAITGAGILYGVTPVNTRGNLAINALNNNTTPGQALVVEIILTFQLAACIFASTDNRRNGNVGSPALSIGLSVAVGHLVGIYFTGCSMNPARSFGPAVIVRRFSPAHWVFWVGPILGACLASLLYFYILVPYCMNMSDRVAIIKGTYESEEEWEEQREERKKSMELTPP; encoded by the exons atgaagaaggaaatattaACCCTGGCCTTTGCTCGATCCGTCTTTGTTGAGTTTATCTCCACGCTCATCTTTGTCTTCATTGGCCTCGGCTCAGCCCTGAAGTGGCCGTCCGCCCTCCCCAGCATCCTTCAGATTTCGCTAGCATTCGGCCTGGCCATCGGTACGCTGGTGCAGGCGTTTGGCCACATCAGCGGCGCCCACATCAACCCAGCGGTGACCATCGCCTTCTTTGTCGGGAACCAGATCTCCTTCCTCCGGATGCTCTTCTACGTGATCGCCCAACTGGTCGGGGCCATCACCGGGGCTGGCATCCTCTATGGTGTGACACCGGTCAATACCCGTGGCAACCTGGCCATCAACGCG CTCAACAACAACACGACCCCGGGCCAAGCCCTCGTGGTGGAGATCATCCTCACCTTCCAGCTGGCTGCGTGCATCTTTGCGTCCACAGACAACCGGAGGAATGGCAACGTGGGGTCCCCAGCACTGTCCATTGGCCTCTCCGTCGCTGTAGGCCACTTGGTGGGG ATCTACTTCACCGGCTGCTCCATGAATCCAGCCCGGTCCTTTGGGCCCGCGGTCATCGTGAGGAGGTTCAGCCCGGCACATTGG GTGTTCTGGGTTGGACCCATCCTCGGGGCTTGCTTGGCCTCCTTGCTGTACTTCTACATCCTCGTCCCCTACTGCATGAACATGTCAGATCGGGTTGCCATCATCAAGGGCACCTACGAGTCAGAGGAGGagtgggaagagcagagagaggagaggaagaagtcCATGGAATTGACCCCACCATAG
- the AQP2 gene encoding aquaporin-2, whose protein sequence is MMWELRSVAFTRAVFAEFLATLVFILFGLGSALNWPSASSPSILQIALAFGLAISTLVQALGHISGAHINPAVTVACLIGSQVSFLRAVFYVVAQLLGAVVGAAILHEITPADSREGLAINKLHNETTTGQAVTVELFLTFQLVLCIFASTDERREDNVGSPALSIGLSVAVGHLLGIRYTGCSMNPARSFGPAVIVGDFSDHWVFWVGPLVGAAAASIIYNYILFPQAKAFSERLAIFKGFEPEEDWAEREVRRRQSVELHSPQTLPRGMSEKV, encoded by the exons ATGATGTGGGAACTGCGATCCGTAGCCTTCACCCGGGCTGTCTTTGCAGAATTTCTGGCGACTTTGGTCTTCATCCTCTTTggcctgggctctgctctgaACTGGCCCTCAGCTTCCTCCCCAAGCATCCTTCAAATTGCGCTGGCTTTTGGCTTGGCCATCAGCACACTGGTCCAAGCCCTGGGGCACATCAGTGGAGCCCACATCAACCCAGCAGTGACGGTGGCTTGCCTCATCGGCTCCCAAGTCTCCTTCCTCCGCGCAGTCTTCTACGTGGtggcccagctcctgggggCTGTCGTGGGGGCTGCCATCTTACATGAGATCACCCCTGCAGACTCCCGGGAAGGCTTGGCCATCAACAAG cTGCATAACGAGACGACGACGGGGCAGGCAGTGACCGTCGAGCTCTTCCTCACCTTCCAGCTGGTCCTGTGCATTTTCGCTTCTACCGATGAACGACGGGAGGACAACGTGGGCTCTCCTGCCCTGTCCATTGGCCTTTCTGTTGCAGTGGGGCATCTCCTTGGG ATCCGTTACACCGGCTGCTCCATGAATCCAGCCAGGTCTTTCGGCCCTGCTGTGATCGTCGGAGACTTCAGTGACCACTGG gTCTTCTGGGTGGGCCCCCTGgttggggcagcagcagcctccatcATCTACAATTACATTCTCTTCCCGCAAGCCAAAGCCTTCTCGGAGAGACTTGCCATCTTCAAAGGCTTCGAGCCAGAGGAGGACTGGGCAGAGCGTGAGGTCCGTCGGCGGCAGTCAGTGGAACTTCACTCCCCACAGACCTTGCCAAGGGGGATGTCTGAGAAGGTGTAG